The Hevea brasiliensis isolate MT/VB/25A 57/8 chromosome 1, ASM3005281v1, whole genome shotgun sequence genome has a window encoding:
- the LOC110653831 gene encoding E3 ubiquitin-protein ligase At4g11680 isoform X3, translating to MDATSSESNSNTQSDQYPLLMEQMDSHNDHEHIINLTRNDDASSSSSHDGRPPEIDLPLHEDRSSGGPTHQTSSSLNGLNSRNSTFTRRSDGYDRRRRSPLNSALWISIELFVTVGQIIASIVVLSLSRDENPQAPLFAWVVGYASGCVATLPILYWRFRNRYQSAQQDSVQSHQGSSQDNPPDSSYTAISVSQASDEENFRNTESTTMNGQAARPLGARRFNGLMDHFKMALDCFFAVWFVVGNVWIFGGHSTPTDAPKLYKLCIVFLTFSCIGYAMPFILCATICCCLPCIISLLGIREDFSQTRGATVESINSLPTYKFKLQKSENVNVHDNSGTDDGGVLAAGTEKERAISGEDASTLGRNFIRRKCTSLLYLLE from the exons ATGGATGCTACTTCTTCTGAATCAAATAGCAACACCCAAAGTGACCAATACCCCTTGTTGATGGAACAAATGGATAGCCATAATGATCACGAGCACATAATCAACTTAACAAGAAATGATGATGCTTCATCAAGCTCATCCCATGATGGTCGGCCTCCTGAAATTGACTTACCTCTGCATGAAGATAGATCATCAGGTGGCCCCACTcatcaaacttcatcttccttAAATGGATTAAACTCTAGGAATTCAACATTTACAAGGAGAAGTGATGGGTATGACCGTCGGCGCAGGAGCCCATTGAACTCTGCACTATGGATTTCCATTGAGCTATTTGTCACTGTGGGTCAGATTATAGCCTCTATTGTTGTTTTATCATTGTCAAGAGATGAAAACCCACAAGCCCCATTATTTGCATGGGTTGTGGGCTATGCATCTGGTTGTGTTGCTACACTTCCCATTCTTTACTGGCGTTTTCGTAACCGCTACCAGAGTGCCCAACAAGATTCTGTTCAGTCACATCAAGGCTCTTCCCAAGACAATCCTCCTGACTCATCTTATACAGCCATTTCTGTTTCTCAAGCTTCAGATGAGGAGAACTTTCGCAATACAGAATCAACCACAATGAATGGTCAAGCCGCAAGACCATTAGGTGCACG CAGGTTCAATGGATTAATGGACCATTTCAAGATGGCTTTGGATTGCTTCTTTGCGGTGTGGTTTGTTGTGGGCAATGTGTGGATATTTGGAGGTCACTCTACTCCCACCGATGCTCCCAAATTGTACAA ATTATGTATAGTATTCCTTACTTTTAGCTGTATAGGATATGCCATGCCATTCATACTATGTGCAACAATTTGTTGCTGCTTGCCTTGCATAATCTCTCTCCTTGGAATTCGGGAGGATTTTTCTCAAACTAGAGGAGCCACTGTAGAATCTATCAATAGTTTGCCAACCTACAAGTTCAAGTTACAGAAAAGTGAGAATGTCAATGTTCATGACAACTCAGGGACTGATGATGGTGGAGTCTTGGCTGCAGGGACTGAAAAGGAACGTGCAATATCAGGAGAAGATGCG TCTACTTTGGGTAGAAACTTTATAAGAAGAAAATGTACGA GTTTGCTGTATTTGCTTGAATAA
- the LOC110653831 gene encoding E3 ubiquitin-protein ligase At4g11680 isoform X4, with protein sequence MDATSSESNSNTQSDQYPLLMEQMDSHNDHEHIINLTRNDDASSSSSHDGRPPEIDLPLHEDRSSGGPTHQTSSSLNGLNSRNSTFTRRSDGYDRRRRSPLNSALWISIELFVTVGQIIASIVVLSLSRDENPQAPLFAWVVGYASGCVATLPILYWRFRNRYQSAQQDSVQSHQGSSQDNPPDSSYTAISVSQASDEENFRNTESTTMNGQAARPLGARRFNGLMDHFKMALDCFFAVWFVVGNVWIFGGHSTPTDAPKLYKLCIVFLTFSCIGYAMPFILCATICCCLPCIISLLGIREDFSQTRGATVESINSLPTYKFKLQKSENVNVHDNSGTDDGGVLAAGTEKERAISGEDASTLGRNFIRRKCLLYLLE encoded by the exons ATGGATGCTACTTCTTCTGAATCAAATAGCAACACCCAAAGTGACCAATACCCCTTGTTGATGGAACAAATGGATAGCCATAATGATCACGAGCACATAATCAACTTAACAAGAAATGATGATGCTTCATCAAGCTCATCCCATGATGGTCGGCCTCCTGAAATTGACTTACCTCTGCATGAAGATAGATCATCAGGTGGCCCCACTcatcaaacttcatcttccttAAATGGATTAAACTCTAGGAATTCAACATTTACAAGGAGAAGTGATGGGTATGACCGTCGGCGCAGGAGCCCATTGAACTCTGCACTATGGATTTCCATTGAGCTATTTGTCACTGTGGGTCAGATTATAGCCTCTATTGTTGTTTTATCATTGTCAAGAGATGAAAACCCACAAGCCCCATTATTTGCATGGGTTGTGGGCTATGCATCTGGTTGTGTTGCTACACTTCCCATTCTTTACTGGCGTTTTCGTAACCGCTACCAGAGTGCCCAACAAGATTCTGTTCAGTCACATCAAGGCTCTTCCCAAGACAATCCTCCTGACTCATCTTATACAGCCATTTCTGTTTCTCAAGCTTCAGATGAGGAGAACTTTCGCAATACAGAATCAACCACAATGAATGGTCAAGCCGCAAGACCATTAGGTGCACG CAGGTTCAATGGATTAATGGACCATTTCAAGATGGCTTTGGATTGCTTCTTTGCGGTGTGGTTTGTTGTGGGCAATGTGTGGATATTTGGAGGTCACTCTACTCCCACCGATGCTCCCAAATTGTACAA ATTATGTATAGTATTCCTTACTTTTAGCTGTATAGGATATGCCATGCCATTCATACTATGTGCAACAATTTGTTGCTGCTTGCCTTGCATAATCTCTCTCCTTGGAATTCGGGAGGATTTTTCTCAAACTAGAGGAGCCACTGTAGAATCTATCAATAGTTTGCCAACCTACAAGTTCAAGTTACAGAAAAGTGAGAATGTCAATGTTCATGACAACTCAGGGACTGATGATGGTGGAGTCTTGGCTGCAGGGACTGAAAAGGAACGTGCAATATCAGGAGAAGATGCG TCTACTTTGGGTAGAAACTTTATAAGAAGAAAAT GTTTGCTGTATTTGCTTGAATAA
- the LOC110653831 gene encoding E3 ubiquitin-protein ligase At1g63170 isoform X1, translated as MDATSSESNSNTQSDQYPLLMEQMDSHNDHEHIINLTRNDDASSSSSHDGRPPEIDLPLHEDRSSGGPTHQTSSSLNGLNSRNSTFTRRSDGYDRRRRSPLNSALWISIELFVTVGQIIASIVVLSLSRDENPQAPLFAWVVGYASGCVATLPILYWRFRNRYQSAQQDSVQSHQGSSQDNPPDSSYTAISVSQASDEENFRNTESTTMNGQAARPLGARRFNGLMDHFKMALDCFFAVWFVVGNVWIFGGHSTPTDAPKLYKLCIVFLTFSCIGYAMPFILCATICCCLPCIISLLGIREDFSQTRGATVESINSLPTYKFKLQKSENVNVHDNSGTDDGGVLAAGTEKERAISGEDAVCCICLNKYVDDDELRELPCTHFFHVDCVDKWLKINASCPLCKSELGESSGAPPLARDSSQH; from the exons ATGGATGCTACTTCTTCTGAATCAAATAGCAACACCCAAAGTGACCAATACCCCTTGTTGATGGAACAAATGGATAGCCATAATGATCACGAGCACATAATCAACTTAACAAGAAATGATGATGCTTCATCAAGCTCATCCCATGATGGTCGGCCTCCTGAAATTGACTTACCTCTGCATGAAGATAGATCATCAGGTGGCCCCACTcatcaaacttcatcttccttAAATGGATTAAACTCTAGGAATTCAACATTTACAAGGAGAAGTGATGGGTATGACCGTCGGCGCAGGAGCCCATTGAACTCTGCACTATGGATTTCCATTGAGCTATTTGTCACTGTGGGTCAGATTATAGCCTCTATTGTTGTTTTATCATTGTCAAGAGATGAAAACCCACAAGCCCCATTATTTGCATGGGTTGTGGGCTATGCATCTGGTTGTGTTGCTACACTTCCCATTCTTTACTGGCGTTTTCGTAACCGCTACCAGAGTGCCCAACAAGATTCTGTTCAGTCACATCAAGGCTCTTCCCAAGACAATCCTCCTGACTCATCTTATACAGCCATTTCTGTTTCTCAAGCTTCAGATGAGGAGAACTTTCGCAATACAGAATCAACCACAATGAATGGTCAAGCCGCAAGACCATTAGGTGCACG CAGGTTCAATGGATTAATGGACCATTTCAAGATGGCTTTGGATTGCTTCTTTGCGGTGTGGTTTGTTGTGGGCAATGTGTGGATATTTGGAGGTCACTCTACTCCCACCGATGCTCCCAAATTGTACAA ATTATGTATAGTATTCCTTACTTTTAGCTGTATAGGATATGCCATGCCATTCATACTATGTGCAACAATTTGTTGCTGCTTGCCTTGCATAATCTCTCTCCTTGGAATTCGGGAGGATTTTTCTCAAACTAGAGGAGCCACTGTAGAATCTATCAATAGTTTGCCAACCTACAAGTTCAAGTTACAGAAAAGTGAGAATGTCAATGTTCATGACAACTCAGGGACTGATGATGGTGGAGTCTTGGCTGCAGGGACTGAAAAGGAACGTGCAATATCAGGAGAAGATGCG GTTTGCTGTATTTGCTTGAATAAGTATGTCGATGACGATGAGCTGAGGGAACTCCCCTGCACCCATTTCTTCCATGTGGACTGTGTGGACAAGTGGTTGAAGATCAATGCATCATGTCCCCTCTGTAAAAGCGAACTTGGTGAGAGTAGTGGTGCTCCGCCATTAGCCAGAGACTCCAGCCAACACTAG
- the LOC110653831 gene encoding E3 ubiquitin-protein ligase At1g63170 isoform X2, which yields MDATSSESNSNTQSDQYPLLMEQMDSHNDHEHIINLTRNDDASSSSSHDGRPPEIDLPLHEDRSSGGPTHQTSSSLNGLNSRNSTFTRRSDGYDRRRRSPLNSALWISIELFVTVGQIIASIVVLSLSRDENPQAPLFAWVVGYASGCVATLPILYWRFRNRYQSAQQDSVQSHQGSSQDNPPDSSYTAISVSQASDEENFRNTESTTMNGQAARPLGARFNGLMDHFKMALDCFFAVWFVVGNVWIFGGHSTPTDAPKLYKLCIVFLTFSCIGYAMPFILCATICCCLPCIISLLGIREDFSQTRGATVESINSLPTYKFKLQKSENVNVHDNSGTDDGGVLAAGTEKERAISGEDAVCCICLNKYVDDDELRELPCTHFFHVDCVDKWLKINASCPLCKSELGESSGAPPLARDSSQH from the exons ATGGATGCTACTTCTTCTGAATCAAATAGCAACACCCAAAGTGACCAATACCCCTTGTTGATGGAACAAATGGATAGCCATAATGATCACGAGCACATAATCAACTTAACAAGAAATGATGATGCTTCATCAAGCTCATCCCATGATGGTCGGCCTCCTGAAATTGACTTACCTCTGCATGAAGATAGATCATCAGGTGGCCCCACTcatcaaacttcatcttccttAAATGGATTAAACTCTAGGAATTCAACATTTACAAGGAGAAGTGATGGGTATGACCGTCGGCGCAGGAGCCCATTGAACTCTGCACTATGGATTTCCATTGAGCTATTTGTCACTGTGGGTCAGATTATAGCCTCTATTGTTGTTTTATCATTGTCAAGAGATGAAAACCCACAAGCCCCATTATTTGCATGGGTTGTGGGCTATGCATCTGGTTGTGTTGCTACACTTCCCATTCTTTACTGGCGTTTTCGTAACCGCTACCAGAGTGCCCAACAAGATTCTGTTCAGTCACATCAAGGCTCTTCCCAAGACAATCCTCCTGACTCATCTTATACAGCCATTTCTGTTTCTCAAGCTTCAGATGAGGAGAACTTTCGCAATACAGAATCAACCACAATGAATGGTCAAGCCGCAAGACCATTAGGTGCACG GTTCAATGGATTAATGGACCATTTCAAGATGGCTTTGGATTGCTTCTTTGCGGTGTGGTTTGTTGTGGGCAATGTGTGGATATTTGGAGGTCACTCTACTCCCACCGATGCTCCCAAATTGTACAA ATTATGTATAGTATTCCTTACTTTTAGCTGTATAGGATATGCCATGCCATTCATACTATGTGCAACAATTTGTTGCTGCTTGCCTTGCATAATCTCTCTCCTTGGAATTCGGGAGGATTTTTCTCAAACTAGAGGAGCCACTGTAGAATCTATCAATAGTTTGCCAACCTACAAGTTCAAGTTACAGAAAAGTGAGAATGTCAATGTTCATGACAACTCAGGGACTGATGATGGTGGAGTCTTGGCTGCAGGGACTGAAAAGGAACGTGCAATATCAGGAGAAGATGCG GTTTGCTGTATTTGCTTGAATAAGTATGTCGATGACGATGAGCTGAGGGAACTCCCCTGCACCCATTTCTTCCATGTGGACTGTGTGGACAAGTGGTTGAAGATCAATGCATCATGTCCCCTCTGTAAAAGCGAACTTGGTGAGAGTAGTGGTGCTCCGCCATTAGCCAGAGACTCCAGCCAACACTAG
- the LOC110653832 gene encoding N-terminal acetyltransferase A complex auxiliary subunit NAA15, which yields MGASLPPKEANLFKLIVKSYETKQYKKGLKAADAILKKFPDHGETLSMKGLTLNCMDRKPEAYDLVRLGLKNDLKSHVCWHVYGLLYRSDREYREAIKCYRNALKIDPDNIEILRDLSLLQAQMRDLTGFIETRQRLLTLKPNHRMNWIGFAVAHHLNSNASKAVEILEAYEGTLEDDYPPDNEQCEHGEMLLYKISLLEECGSLERALEELHKKGSKIVDKLAFKEQEVSLLVKLGRLEEGAELYRVLLAMNPDNYRYYEGIQKCLGLYSENGCYSADKIDKLDDLYKSLGQQYTWSSAVKRIPLDFLQGDAFYEAADNYIRPLLTKGVPSLFSDLSSLYDHAGKADILEKLILVLEHSIRLTGRYPGSTNKEPPSTLMWTLFFLAQHYDRRGQYDVALTKIDEAIEHTPTVIDLYSVKSRILKHAGDLAAAAALADEARCMDLADRYINSECVKRMLQADQVALAEKTALLFTKDGDQHNNLHDMQCMWYELASGESYFRQGDLGRALKKFLAVEKHYADITEDQFDFHSYCLRKMTLRAYVAMLNFQDRLHSHAYFHKAAAGAIRCYIKLYDSPSKSTTEEDDEMSKLLPSQKKKMRQKQKKAEARAKREAEVKNEESSASGISKSGKRHAKPVDPDPSGEKLLQVEDPLLEATKYLKLLQKNSPDSLETHLLSFELNMRKQKILLALQAVKQLLRLDAENPDSHRCLIRFFYKVGSMAAPVTDAEKLIWCVLEAERPSISELHEKSLIEANQFFLEKHKDSLMHRAAVAEMIYVLESNKKSEAIKLIEDSANNLLPINGSLGPVKGWKLKDCIAVHKLLETALADHDAASKWKVRCAEYFPYSTYFEGNCSSAMPNSMYNQIGKNHENGSASLPGGGKIADSLASNGKLEAFKDLTV from the exons AG AAACTTTATCAATGAAGGGTTTGACCTTAAATTGCATGGATCGTAAACCTGAAGCATACGATCTTGTCCGGCTTGGCTTAAAG AATGACCTAAAAAGTCATGTTTGTTGGCATGTTTATGGTCTCCTTTATCGGTCTGATAGAGAATATAGGGAGGCTATCAAATGCTATCGAAATGCATTGAAAATAGATCCAGACAATATTGAAATACTGCGGGACTTGTCACTCTTGCAG GCACAAATGCGTGATTTAACAGGTTTTATTGAGACTAGACAACGGCTTTTAACCCTGAAACCGAATCATCGCATGAATTGGATTGGCTTTGCTGTTGCTCACCATTTAAACTCGAA TGCTTCAAAAGCAGTTGAAATTCTGGAAGCATATGAAGGGACACTGGAGGATGATTATCCTCCAGACAATGAACAATGTGAGCATGGGGAAATGCTTTTATACAAG ATCTCTTTATTAGAGGAATGTGGCTCTCTTGAGAGAGCTCTTGAGGAGTTGCACAAGAAAGGGTCAAAAATT GTTGATAAGTTGGCGTTCAAAGAACAAGAAGTTTCTCTTCTGGTGAAGCTTGGTCGCCTTGAAGAGGGCGCTGAATTATACAGGGTGTTACTTGCCATGAATCCTGACAACTATAG ATATTATGAAGGTATACAAAAATGTCTTGGGCTGTATTCCGAAAATGGCTGCTATTCTGCTGACAAAATTGATAAGTTGGATGACTTGTACAAATCACTTGGGCAGCAGTATACTTGGTCATCTGCTGTTAAG AGAATACCGCTTGATTTTCTCCAAGGAGATGCATTTTATGAAGCTGCAGACAATTATATTAGGCCCCTCCTTACCAAG GGTGTTCCTTCATTATTCTCAGATCTTTCTTCCTTGTATGACCATGCTGGCAAG GCAGACATACTGGAAAAACTTATTCTTGTGTTGGAGCATTCAATTAGATTGACTGGGAGATACCCAGGGAG CACAAACAAAGAGCCTCCTTCAACACTTATGTGGACATTATTTTTCTTGGCTCAG CATTATGACAGGCGGGGACAATATGATGTTGCTCTCACTAAAATTGATGAGGCTATAGAACACACTCCAACAGTGATTGATTTGTACTCAGTCAAG AGCCGGATTTTGAAACATGCTGGTGATTTGGCAGCTGCTGCCGCATTGGCAGATGAAGCAAGATGCATGGATCTTGCCGATCGCTACATAAATAGTGAATGTGTCAAACGTATGCTGCAGGCTGATCAG GTGGCTTTGGCAGAAAAAACAGCTTTGTTATTTACTAAAGATGGGGATCAGCATAACAACCTCCATGACATGCAGTGCATGTG GTATGAACTTGCTTCTGGTGAAAGTTACTTTCGCCAAGGTGATCTTGGACGGGCTCTGAAGAAATTTTTAGCTGTGGAGAAGCACTATGCTGATATTACTGAGGaccaatttgacttccattcctaTTGCTTAAGGAAAATGACTTTACGTGCCTATGTGGCAATGCTTAACTTTCAAGATAGGTTACATTCGCATGCATATTTTCACAAAGCAGCTGCTGGAGCTATAAG ATGTTACATAAAATTGTATGATTCTCCCTCTAAGTCAACAACTGAGGAAGATGATGAAATGTCAAAGTTGCTGCCTTCtcagaaaaagaaaatgagacaAAAACAGAAAAAGGCGGAAGCTCGAGCTAAGAGA GAGGCAGAGGTAAAGAACGAAGAATCAAGTGCTAGTGGCATCTCCAAGTCAGGAAAGCGGCATGCCAAACCTGTAGATCCAGATCCGAGTGGGGAAAAGTTATTGCAG GTTGAAGATCCATTATTGGAAGCTACAAAGTACTTGAAGCTGCTTCAGAAGAACTCACCTGACTCTTTGGAGACTCACttgctttcatttgaattaaatatGAGAAAGCAGAAAATTCTGCTTGCTCTACAG GCTGTAAAGCAATTGCTAAGGTTGGATGCTGAAAACCCTGATTCTCATCGTTGCCTG ATAAGATTCTTCTATAAAGTGGGCTCTATGGCTGCTCCAGTGACAGATGCTGAGAAACTCATTTGGTGTGTCTTGGAAGCAGAGCGACCGTCAATCAG TGAATTGCATGAGAAATCCCTGATTGAGGCAAACCAGTTTTTCCTTGAAAAACACAAAG ATTCTTTGATGCATAGAGCTGCTGTCGCAGAGATGATATATGTTTTAGAATCTAACAAGAAATCTGAGGCTATTAAATTAATTGAAGATTCAGCCAACAACCTTTTGCCAAT AAATGGATCACTTGGACCAGTCAAGGGATGGAAGCTCAAAGACTGCATTGCAGTCCACAAACTACTAGAAACAGCTCTTGCTGACCATGATGCTGCATCAA AGTGGAAGGTGCGTTGTGCTGAGTACTTCCCATACTCTACCTACTTTGAAGGCAACTGCAGCTCTGCCATGCCCAACTCGATGTACAATCAGATAGGCAAGAACCATGAGAATGGTAGTGCTAGTCTTCCTGGAGGTGGTAAAATTGCAGATTCCCTTGCATCAAATGGAAAGCTAGAGGCTTTCAAGGATCTTACCGTCTGA